The Gouania willdenowi chromosome 3, fGouWil2.1, whole genome shotgun sequence genome includes a region encoding these proteins:
- the ubl7b gene encoding ubiquitin-like protein 7b, with amino-acid sequence MSSSEWHLSLKLVDQPKSTFQFPEMMPGDVPPGGYRVATLKQLVAAQLPDSIPDPDLIELVHCGRKLKDDLTLDACGIIPGSTVHVLKKTWLEPENNPEPVNRVTASREFRVFHAALHSLNSSYRDSVYKMLTNKESLDQIIVATPGLKSDPVALGVLQDKDLFVQFTDPNMLDILISSHPALVNAIILVLHSVAGSMPAQSSSSSSRNMSSSSYSDMPGGFMFEGMSDDEEDFQSSSPAGPSSRGSLSAGMRPVSLSHSGAAGPRPITQSELATALALASTPDSSAVTPTTASQANPSSGAAPVPAGTPVSNDLFSQALQQALQATNITALQGRWQSQMQQLRDMGIQDEELMLRALQATGGDIQAALELIFAGGPGL; translated from the exons ATGAGCTCTTCAGAATGGCACCTGTCTTTGAAGCTGGTAGATCAGCCAAAATCTACCTTCCAATTTCCAGAGATGATGCCAGGTGATGTCCCACCTGGAGGCTACAGAGTGGCTACGTTAAAGCAGCTGGTAGCTGCTCAGCTCCCAGACTCCATCCCAGACCCTGACCTCATAG AGCTGGTCCACTGTGGGCGAAAGCTTAAGGATGACCTAACGCTCGACGCCTGTGGAATTATACCAGGTTCAACTGTACATGTGCTGAAAAAGACATGGCTGGAACCTGAGAACAacccag AACCTGTGAACAGAGTGACTGCTTCCCGGGAGTTCAGGGTGTTTCATGCTGCTCTTCATTCTCTAAACTCTTCCTACAGAGACTCA GTTTATAAAATGCTGACCAACAAAGAGTCTTTAGATCAGATCATTGTAGCCACACCAGGCCTTAAGTCTGACCCCGTAGCTCTGG GAGTGCTTCAAGATAAAGATCTATTTGTGCAGTTTACAGATCCAAACATGTTGGACAT ATTAATCAGCTCCCACCCAGCCCTTGTCAACGCCATCATCCTGGTTCTTCACTCGGTTGCAGGAAGCATGCCGGCTCAGTCCAGTAGCAGCTCGTCACGCAACATGTCATCCAGTTCCTACAGTGATATGCCTG GAGGTTTCATGTTTGAAGGAATGTCTGACGATGAGGAGGATTTCCAGTCC AGCAGCCCAGCAGGTCCCTCCAGCAGAGGCAGCCTCTCAGCAGGGATGCGCCCCGTGTCCCTGAGCCACAGCGGTGCAGCGGGCCCTCGGCCCATTACACAGAGCGAACTAGCGACTGCGCTGGCTCTAGCTAGCACCCCTGACAGCAGCGCAGTCACACCGACCACCGCCAGCCAG GCTAACCCCTCCAGTGGAGCGGCCCCCGTGCCAGCAGGGACCCCCGTCAGTAACGATCTTTTTAGCCAGGCTCTGCAACAGGCTCTGCAAGCCACTAACATCACAGCTCTACAG ggccGCTGGCAGTCCCAGATGCAGCAGCTGAGGGACATGGGGATCCAGGATGAGGAGCTGATGCTGAGGGCGTTGCAGGCCACAGGTGGAGACATCCAAGCTGCCCTGGAGCTCATATTTGCTGGAGGCCCTGGTCTCTGA